The window GTACGATGGCGTGCGTGAGCCGAATGAGAGGATTTGCCGCGCTTGTAATGCTTTGTATGTTCTTCATATCGTAAAAAATACGTCTGATGAATCAAACGACTCATCAGACGTAATCTCTTCTTACTGGTTCTCCTTCGCCACGTTGACGATCTGCGTGAATGCAGCAGCGTCAGCAACAGCGAGGTCAGCGAGCATCTTGCGGTTGACCTCGACACCGGCATTCGTCAGTCCCGCGATAAAGCGACTGTACGAGATGCCGTTGGCACGGGCGGCGGCATTGATGCGGGCGATCCAGAGACGACGGAACGTCCCCTTCTTCGCACGGCGGTCACGACGCGCATAGTAGAGCGCCTTCATAACCGTTTCGTTTGCCTTCTTGAACTGCTTGCTGCGCGAGCCGCGATAGCCCTTGGCGAGCTTTAAGATCTTCTTATGACGACGATGTGCTGTGACACCGCTTTTTACTCTTGGCATTGCATTTCCTCCTAGTTCCTACCCTCATGGGGAGTTTGCTTGTCGCCCCGATTATGCGTAGGGGAGCATCTTGCGGATGCGCTTGTAGTCCGACGTATCGGCAAGCGCAGCCTTGCGCAGGTTACGCTTGCGCTTCGGTGTCTTCTTCTCCAGAATATGTCTCTTGTACGCCTTGTTGCGGCGGAATTCTCCGCTCCCTGTTACGCTGAAACGCTTTGCAGCAGCGCGGCGCGTTTTAATCTTCGGCATCGCCATTTCCTCCTTTATCTTCCTTCACGGGTTTGACCGTCTTGGCCGGCTTCTGTACCTTCGGGGAAAGGATCATGGTCATGTTCTTCCCCTCCAGTTTTGCGCCGCGCTCAATGGTCACGAGAGCGCTCATCCGCTCGGCAACGCGGTCAAGAACCGCACGCCCGAGTTCCGGATGAGAGAGCTCTCTGCCGCGGAACATGATCGTCACCTTGACCTTGTTGCCCTCTTCGACAAAGCGGAGCGCATTCTTCAGCTTGACATTGAAGTCGTGCTCGTCGATGTTCGGACGCAGCTTGACCTCTTTGATGTTGATGGTCTTCTGCTTCTTCTTCGCTTCTTTCTCGCGTTTCTGCTGCTCATAGCGGAATTTTCCAAAGTCCATGATGCGACAGACGGGCGGCTTTGCCTTCGGCGCAACCTCGACCAGGTCGAGATGCTGCTCCTCCGCCATGCGAAGGGCGTCGCGCGTCAGCATGATGCCGAGCTGTTCTCCCTCCGCGCTGGTGACACGCACCTCACGGATATGGATTTCCTCATTGATTCGCAAAGATTCCCTGCTTATGGCAAGAACACCTCCTGGTTCGGATGCACGCATATACGCCATCCGGCAATAGAAAAGGGCGGCACAAAGCCACCCTTGAAAAATCTCTGTCATCTTTCATTCGACCCGACGCGCTGTGTGCCCGCAGGTGAGAAGCGGTGGCTTCTGCTTGTAACAGATGCCATACTATCACACATACGGGTATCTTGTCAATACTCCTGTGCACGCGATGTGATTTTTTCCTGCACGAGCGCGATAAAATCGTCAACGCTCATGACAGTGCTGTCCTTCTCTCCGTACTTGCGCAGGGCAACGGTGTGGTTCTCCTGCTCCTGATCGCCGACAACGAGCGTGTACGGGGTTTTCTTGACCTGACTCTCGCGGATCTTGTAGCCCGTCTTTTCGTTGCGGTCGTCCACAAGGGCGCGGATACCAAGGTCGAACATCCGCTTGCGCAGTTCCTCGGCGTACGCCGCATGGCGCTCGGTGATTGGCAGGATACGCACCTGCACGGGTGCCATCCACACGGGGAATGCACCCGCATAGTTTTCGATCAGGATGCCGATGAAGCGCTCGATCGATCCATAGACGACGCGGTGCAGCATAACGGGGCGGTGCTTCTCCCCATCCTCGCCGACATAGGTCAGATCGAACTTCTCGGGCAGGCTCATGTCCAGCTGAATCGTCCCGCACTGCCATGTACGCCCGATGGAGTCGCGCAGGTGGAAGTCGATCTTCGGTCCGTAAAACGCACCGTCGCCCTCGTTTACCACAAAATCAAGCCCACGGTTTTCAAGCGCTTTACGCAGCCCCTCTGTCGCAAGCTCCCACATCTCGTCCGAGCCCATCGAGTTCTCGGGACGCGTGGAGAGCTCCGCCTTGTACGAGAGGCCGAACGTGCGGTACACCTCGTCAAAGAGGTCGATGGTATGCTGGATCTCGCCCTCAATCTGATCGGGGGTCACAAAGAGGTGCGCGTCGTCCTGTGTGAAGTTGCGGACGCGGAACAGTCCGTGCAGCGCACCCGAAAGCTCATGACGGTGAACAAGCCCGAGTTCCGCAAGGCGCAACGGCAAATCGCGGTAGCTGTGCAGGTGCGAGCGGTAGACGAGCATACAGCCGGGGCAGTTCATCGGCTTGATTGCGTAGTCTTCTTCGTCGATCTCGGTCGTATACATATTCTCACGGTAGTGAAACCAATGTCCCGAGGTCTCCCACAGCTTGCGACTGAGGATCACGGGCGTACTGATCTCCTGATAGCCGTAGCGGCGGTGCACCTCGCGCCAGTAGTCGAGCAGTGCGTTGCGCAGAAGCATTCCGTTCGGATGGAAGAACGGGAATCCCGGTCCCTCCTCATGGATGCTGAAGAGATCAAGTTCCCTGCCGAGCTTACGGTGGTCACGCTTTGCCGCCTCCTCAAGCATATGGAGATAGGCATCCAGATCCTCCTGCTTCTCGAACGCCGTGCCGTAGATGCGCTGCAGCATCTTGTTCTTCTCGCTGCCGCGCCAGTACGCCCCCGCGACACTCTGCAGTTTGAACGCCTTGACCTTGCCCGTACTCATGACGTGCGGTCCTGCGCAGAGATCCGTGAACTCCCCCTGTGTATAGGTGGAGATAATCTCGTCCTCGGGCAGATCCTCGATCAGCTCGACCTTGTAGTTCTCCCCCTTGGCACGGAAGAATTCGATTGCCTCATTGCGCGGAATCTCACGCCGCTCAAGTTTCAGATTCTCCTTGACAATCTTCTTCATTTCCTTCTCGATGTCGCGCAGATCGGCATCCGTCAGCTGACGCTCCATGTCAAAGTCATAGTAGAAGCCGTTCTCAATCGCAGGACCGATGGCGAGCTGCACATTGCTCTCCGGATAGAGGCGCTTGACCGCCTGTGCCATGATGTGCGACGCCGTATGACGGAGTGCATGGCGACCGCCCTCATCCGCAAACGTCAGCACTCGAAATGCAGCATCCTGTGTCACGGGCGTTGTCAGATCGACGACCGCGCCGTCGAGGTCGGCGGCAAGCGCCTTCTTCGCAAGCGAATTGCTCATGCCCTTCACGACATCCAGCAGCATCGTCCCCGCCTCTGCCTCACGAATCGATCCATCCGGCAGTGTCAGCTTTATCATAGAGCGCTCTCCTCCTACATCATACAAAAAGCCCTGCCCCTGTGGGATAGGAAATCCATCCCCGAGGAACAAGGCATCGTTATCAGTGATTCCTATATGTTTCCACCCTAATCGGTAACGTCATTATAAGGCGCGCGGGCGGCTGTGTCAAGGGCTTTGTGTTCTGCCATCGCCTGCAACTGCTCTGTCGGATCGAGCACCGGAATGCGCAGGCGGCGACCGGCGGCGACAGATCCATCGGGGGACAGCCCATTCACCTCAATGATTGCCTCCTCAAGCTCCTCCGCCATCGTCTCCTTTGTCGCAAACCTCCGCGCAATGGTCCAGACATTCTCGCCGCGCATGACAGAAACCTCGACAAACTCCGACGAACGCAGATACGGGTTCGTCAGATGAAGGGCGGATACGCCCATCCATATAAGAGCAAATACGCTGAGAGCAAGACCGATCTTCTTCATCGTTACCCCTCCGTTTGTTCATATCCGTATATATATTCTCAAAACTACTGTTCGGATATAGGATAACACAGAAAAAACGTTCGGTCAATAGCTTGGAACAAATTTTTGCGAAATTTTTGTTCGCGGAACGTGTTTTTGTAATGAAAAAAGGGACTGTTGCACGCAGTTAGAAAACTGCGTGCAACAGTCCCTTTTCCCAAATGAATTATCTTCTTTTTGCAATTTCGTTTGTCTGCATCACAGAATCCGTCTTTGCCGGCCGTCGCTCCTTTGCGACGGCAAGCATCAGTTTCAGACGGTTGAGCTGATTGACCTCACTCGATCCCGCATCGCAGTCGATTGCCGTGATGTTCGCGCCGTGATATGCCTTGCGCAGATCGTGCATGACGCCCTTGCCCGTGATGTGGTTCGGCAGACAGCCAAACGGCTGAAGACAAACGACGTTCGGCACGCCCTCCTCGATGAGCTTCACCATCTCACCCGTGAGGAACCATCCCTCCCCCGCCATATTGCCGAGGCTGACGTGACGCGCGGCGAGCTCCGCCGTACGGTCGATGGACTGGGGCGGACGGAAGTGACGGCTCTCCTTCAGAGCCTTGCGCATGGGCGCACGGAAGAACTCGATGACCTTGATGAACATACGCCCGAAGAGCCGATCCTTGTACGAGCCCGCGAGCAGCTTGTGCTGTGCAATGGGGTCATACGCAGAGTACAGGAAGAAATCGACGAAGTCGGGCATGACGACCTCTGCCCCCTCCCCCATCAGCACCTTCTCAATGTCATTGTTTGCAACGGGATGGTACTTGACAAGGATTTCACCGACGATGCCGACCTTCGGCTTCCACAGCTGTTCGTCGATGGGGATGTGGTCAAAGTCGCGCACGATGTCCTTCACCATGCGGCGGAACTTGAACACACTGCCGTGCTCAAGTTCGTCCTTTGCGCGCGTCATCCACTTGTCAAACGCCGCCTGTGTCGCACCCTTCTGAAGCTCGTACGGCATCATGCGGTTGCGTACGTTCATCAACAAATCGCCGTAGATCGCCGCCTTGATGGCATCCACCATCATCTCGCGGCTGAAGGCAAAGCTGTCCGTCTCCTCGGGCAACCCACGTACGGCAAAGACGGCGACGTTCGGAAAGCCCGCGTCGCGCAGTGCCTTGCGCAGCACACCGAGGTAGTTCGTCGCACGGCACGCACCGCAGGTCTGAAAGAGTGCGATGCTCGTGTGGTCGGCATCGCACATCCCTGCCTTGAGTGCCGCGAGCAGCTGTCCAATGACGACAATCGCGGGATAGCACATATCGTTGTGCACGTAGCGCAGCCCCAGATCCACCGATGCCTTGTCGGGCATTGGCGGAATGACGACGTTATAGCCGTGCTTGCGCATGGTGGTGCGGAAGAGCTCAAAGTGGATCGGTGCCATCTGCGGCGCGAGGATCGTATGTGTCTTCTTGCAGTCCTCGGTAAAGCGCGGACGCTCAATGACGGGCACCTCATGATAGGCAGGGTTCTCCCTGCGGGCAAGCGCGGCAATCAGCGAGCGCAGACGGATGCGTGCCGCACCGAGGTTCGACACCTCGTCGAGTTTTATCATCGTGTAGATGCGCTCGTGCGACTCGAGGATCTCGCGCACCTCTGACGTGGTGAGTGCGTCCAGACCGCAGCCGAACGAGCTGAGCTGGATGAGTGTCACATTCGGATGCTCCGCGACAAACTGCGCCGCATGATAGAGCCGCGCGTGGTAGCTCCACTGGTTGACGACCTGAAGCCGCCGCTCCTGCACGGGGATATGATAGACTGCATCCTCCGAGAGGATCGGCAGCTTGTACGACTGGATCATCTCGGGGATGCCGTGATTGATCTCGGGATCGACGTGATACGGGCGCCCTGCAAGAAGAATTGCGTGCTCGCCCGTCTCAGCGATGCGGTCGAGGATCTGCTGCCCGTAGTCACGCACATCCTGCCGATACTGTTCGATCTCGGCATAGCCCGCATCAACGGCGGCGGTGATCTCCTTTTTCCCGATCCCCTCTGCCTTGCCAAATTCCTCCACAAGCCGCTCGATCATGCGCGTGCGGTCGTTGATCGGCAGGAACGGCTGGATAAAGCGAATGTTCTTCTCACGCAGGATGTCCATATTGATGCGGATATTCTCCGCATAGGATGCGACGATTGGACAGTTGAAATTATTCGCTGACGAGCCCGGTTTGTCATCCATATTGTGCGGCTCGCAGGGATAGAAAATCGTATCGACGCCCTTTTCCACAAGATCGACGATATGCCCGTGCGCGAGCTTTGCAGGGTAGCAGAGCGAGTCCGAGGGGATCGTCGCCATGCCCTTGTAGAAGAGCTGCGGCGAGGATTTGCCCGAAATGACAACTCCGTAGCCGAGCGTGTCAAAGAACGTGAACCAGAACGGATAGTCCTCGTACATATTCAGCGTGCGCGGGATGCCGATGCGTCCGCGGCGCGGCTCTGCCGGAGACTTATAGTGCTTGAACACGCGGCGGTATTTGAACTTGTAGATGTTCGGCGTATCGTCCGTGCGCTTCTCGCCGCCGATGCCACGCTCACAGCGATTACCCGTAAAGTAACGCTCGCCGTTTGGGAACTGCTGCATCGTGATGAGACATTTGTTGCCGCATTTCCCACAGCGGTAGGAACTGGTCTTCGTCTCAAATGTCCCGAGTTCATCCGCGCCGAGCAGAGATGACCGCTCCGTCCCGGCTTCAAGTGCGAGGATTGCCGCGCCATACGCACCCATCAGCCCCGCAATATCGGGACGAATGACATCCTTGCCGATCAGGTGCTCAAGCGCACGCAGAACAGCGTCGTTGTAGAACGTCCCCCCCTGCACGACAATGTGGTCGCCGAGGGTTGATACGTCCTTGATCTGCATGACCTTAAAGAGGGCGTTTTTGACAACCGAGAGTGCAATCCCCGCCGAGATGTCGGCGACCTCCGCCCCCTCCTTCTGCGCCTGCTTGACCTTCGAGTTCATAAAGACCGTGCAGCGCGTGCCAAGATCGACGGGAGCTTTCGCATCCACCGCCTTTCCCGCAAACTCCGCCGGGGTCATGTGCAGCCCCTCGGCAAAGTTCTGGATGAAGGAGCCGCAGCCCGCCGAACAAGCCTCGTTGAGGGTAATGTTGCCGACGCTGCCATCCTGCACGAAGAAGCACTTCATGTCCTGTCCGCCGATGTCCAGCACGAAGCTGACCTCGGGACAGAACTCCTGCGCCGCGCGCAGATGGGCAAACGTCTCCACCTCACCGCCGTCCGCATGGAGTGCCGCCTTGACAATTGCCTCGCCGTAGCCCGTCGTCATCGCGCCCGCGATATGGGCATCTGCGGGCATGACGGCGTAGAACTCCCGCAGTGCGTCGATGACGGACTGGAGGGGCGAGCCGTGATTGCTGCCGTAGGACGTGTGAAGCAGCTCCTTGTCCCTGCCGATGGCGACGAGCTTCGTCGTCGTCGAGCCCGCATCAATGCCGATATAGATCGACCCCCGATAGTCCGCAAGGCTTCCCCGCCGCACGCGGTCACGGTCATGACGCTGACGAAATGCGGCGTAGTCCTCCGCCCCCTTGAACAGGGTAATATCCGACGTACGCGTCTCTGTCGCAGCAGCCTCCTCCGCACGTGCGATGCACGCCTCCATCTCCCGCATATCCGTCACTCCGGCATCATCGGAGAGTGCCGCGCCGACCGCGACGAAATAATTGCCGTAATCCACATCGACGACGTGATCTGTGTCGAGCTTCAATGTTTCGATAAATCGTTTCTTGAGTTCCGGGAGAAAGTGCAGAGGCCCGCCGAGAAAGGCGACCGTACCGCCAATGGGGCGCCCCTGCGCAAGGTTGCCAATGGTCTGGTTGACGACTGCTTGAAAAACCGAGAGTGCAATGTCCGCCTTTGCCGCGCCGTCATTCATAAGTGCTTGGATGTCCGTCTTGGCGAACACGCCGCAGCGCGAGGCAATCGCATAGACACGCTTGCCCTGCTCCGCAAGTGCATTGAGGCCGATGGGATCGGTTGAGAGGAGGGATGCCATGTGGTCGATGAACGAACCGGTACCGCCCGCACACACGCCGTTCATGCGCTGCTCGGGCGCATCGCCGAAATACGTGATCTTCGCATCCTCACCGCCGAGCTCGACGGCCGTCGTCGTTTCCGGGATAAGACGGCGCACCGCCGAGGCACAGGCGACGACCTCCTGTACGAACGGCAGTCCGATCCGCTGGGCGATGCCCATGCCCGCCGAGCCCGTGAGCGCGAACGAGAATTTAGCCTCTCCCACGACCGCTTTCAGCTGCTCCAGATTCTCTTGGAGTGCCTTGCCGATCTCGGAAAAATGACGCGCATAGTTCTTGTAGAGGATTTCATGCTCCTCGCCAAGAACAACCAGCTTGATCGTCGTCGAACCGACATCCACACCGACACGAAATGGGGATTCCAAAATAACACCACCTAACGAAACCATATAAGGTTTTCTTCAATTAACCCGTATTAAATAGGAAAGCCATTTTAGGCTTCCCTATTTTAACGTATTTCACAGTACTATGCAAGTGCAGCACGCACAGTTCCGTGGTATCCAATTTTGAACCAACGAACTTTATGTTCCTCAAATATTATATGGTGCGGCAAGTTTCTTGAAGTAATTGCGTGCCTTCTGCATCGTGCGAATGATCGGCTCCATGAGCTTCGGCTGGCGGACGACCGTGCGAATAACCGCCTTGCGCAGTTGGCGATACTCCGCATCAAAGTCGCGCATGACATCCTCCATCTCCGCCTCAACCGAAACGGATGGGATGTTCGAGTGGATGAGATTCGCGCTCCGTCCCTGAATGGTCACGGTATCGCCGAGGAACGGTGCGTACACTTCCAGACCAAGTTCCTCCTGTATCCGCTCCTTAAGCGCCTCCTGCGCCTGTCCCTCACCGTGGACAAGGAACACCTTCGCGGGGCGCGGCTCTTTGATCGAGCGCATCCAGTCCACGATCTGCTCCGCATCCGCATGAGCCGAAAACCCTTCGAGCACTTGAATCTGTGCCTTCACCGCGATTTCCTCGCCGAGTACGCGCACGCGTTTGATCCCGTCCACGAGCCGCCGCCCAAGGCTTCCCTCCGCCTGATAGCCGACAAAGAGAATCGTAGACTCGGGACGCCAGAGATTGTGCTTGAGGTGGTGAAGCACGCGCCCCGCATCCGCCATGCCCGAAGCAGAGAGGATGATCGCCGAGCCCTCGGCGGAGTTCAGTGCACGCGACTCCGCCGCCGTTTCGGCAATGCGTACCTGCGGAAATGCGGGGATCGACCCCTGCTCACCAAAGAACGCGATCGTCTCCTCGTCGAAGTCCTCATAGTTCTTGAGAAAGACACGCGTCGCTTGGATCGCAAGCGGACTGTCGATGATGATGGGAATATCCCCGTCGAGCCGTCCCTCCTTCCACAGATTGTAAAAATAGTAGAGGAGCGTCTGTGTCCGCCCGACGGCAAAGGATGGGATGATGACATTGCCGCCGCGATCCATCGTGTCGCGGATGACCTCAAGGAGCGCCGACTCCTTGTCATAGTCGCGGTGAATCCGGTCGCCGTAGGTGGACTCGACAAGCAGGAAGTCTGCGCCCGCAATCGCCTCGGGGTCACGCAGGATGGGTTGATTTGGCTGCCCAAGATCGCCCGAAAAGACGAGCTTTGTTTCCTGATCGTTCTCCACCACGACGATTTCGAGAATCGCCGACCCGAGGATATGTCCTGCGTCGCGAAAGGTGAGCTGCAGATCATCCACCGCGATGGTGGATTGATAGGCGACGGGTTCAAACAGCTCCAGTGCGGCAAAGGCATCCGCCTGTGTGTAAAGCGGCGTGATGGGAGCCTCGCTGCGGCGTGCATTCTTGCGGTTCATGATTTCCGCATCGCTCTCCTGGATGTGCGCCGAGTCCGGCAGCATGATGCGGACGAGATCGCAGGTGGAGCGTGTCGCATACACCTTGCCGCGAAACCCCTCGCGCACAAGACGCGGAATGCGCCCGCAGTGGTCGATGTGCGCGTGCGTCAGAAAGACTGCCTCGATCTCGGCGGGATTGAACGGAAAATCCTCATAGTTCATCTCACGCAGGCGGCGGGTCCCCTGATACATTCCGCAGTCCACGAGATACCTGTGGTCGCCCACATGAAGCAGATAGCACGAGCCGGTGACAACGTGCGCCGCACCCAAAAATTCGAGCCGCATAAAATATCCTCCCTTCGGATTTACAGAAACACGGATCATGTCTGCGCTTTCTCACGCATTCTCTCGTATCATGTTTATACTTATAAAATTCGGAATCCAGCAAAAAATTCCTGCATTTTCATTTACATTTTCCATGTTTTGATTTATCCTAAACATAATAAGCGCACACGCAGGAACAACGAACTTTCAGAGGAAGTGCTGTTATGCTGTCCATTCCAAGGATACGGGAGTGCATTGCTCCCATATGTAAAAAGTACCCCATACAAAAAGCCTATCTTTTCGGTTCTTATGCGCGTGGCAATGCCACAGAAAAAAGTGATGTCGACCTTCGCATTGAAGGGGATATTACAAGTTTCTTCATGCTTGGCGGCATCTATTCAGAGCTCTCCGATGCACTGGGAACAGAACTCGATTTGCTGAGCAGGCTCCCTGATTCGGAGGCGTTCAAGAAAAATCTAAGGAAAGACGAGGTTTTGCTCTATGAACGATAGAGATCGTCATATTCTTGAGCATATCCTGCGGCATTGTGAGGAAATCATCGAGACTGTAGATCGTTTTGATTTTTCGAAGGAGAACTTCAAACACGATCATGTTTTTTATAATGCCTGTTCTATGGCTCTCTTTCAGATTGGTGAGCTTTCCAAACGGATGTCCGAGGAGTTCAAAAGCAGTCATACAGAAGTTCCTTGGGCTGAAATGAGAGGCATGAGAAATCTCTTTGCCCACGAATATGAGTCGGCAGATAAGGAACTGCTGTGGAAAACGATCACAAACGATATTCCTAAACTGAACAAACAACTGCAAGAAATCTATTCATGCAATATGGAGGATTAGTCATGAAAAAAATTGGCTTTATCGGGCTTGGCATCATGGGCGCAGCGATGGCGGGACATCTCATGGATGCAGGCTACGAGCTCAGCGTCTACAACCGCACGAAATCCAAGGCGGACGCACTCGTCGCGCGCGGTGCAAAATACTGTGAAAGTCCCGGCGCATGTGCACATGGCCAGGATGCTGTCATCACCATCGTCGGCTATCCGAAGGATGTGGAGGAGATCTACCTCGGCGCAAACGGCATCCTCGCAAATCTGACGGAGGGCGCATACACCGCCGATATGACGACCTCCTCCCCCGCCCTTGCCGAGCGTATCTATGCGGAGGCAAAAAAACGCGACATCCATGCGCTCGACGCCCCCGTCACAGGCGGCGACATGGGGGCACGCAATGCCACGCTGAACATCCTCGTCGGCGGAGATGAAGAGGCATTCAAGGAAATGCTGCCTGTCTTTGCCGCAATGGGCAAAAACATTGTCTACGAGGGCGGCGCAGGTGCGGGACAAAAGACCAAGGCGGCGAATCAGATCGCCATCGCGGGTGCGCTTGCGGGTGCGTGCGAGGCATTTGCCTATGCACGCGCAGCAGGACTTGACCTTGAGAAGGTCTACGCCTCCATCTCGGGCGGCGCGGCGGCGAGCTTCCAGATGAGCAACATGGTACGCATGGCGCTCGACGGCAACTTTGCCCCCGGCTTTATGATCAAGCACTTCGTCAAAGATATGGCAATCGGCGCAGAGACGGGAAAGGCTTACGGCGCGACGCTCCCCGTCCTTGAGCAGGTGCTCCGCGAGGCACGTGCCATCGAGGAGCGCGGCGGCGGAGCGGACGGCACGCAGAGCTTGCTGAAGTATTACGAGTAAAACGAATTCAAACCTTGGTGATACTGTATATTTTCTACATTGACGTGGTATAATGCCCCGAAGCGAACCTTAGTGAAGCAAGCGCACGACCGCTTGCGTAACTCCGTGTTCGCGAGGGGCATTACACCACAAAGTACAAAACACTGTTCCCCTAAGCACGCCACAACTCCACCAACTCCTCTGCGGCACTGTACGGATGCTCCGCCCCCGCAACGGCACTGACGACAAAGAAGCCCTCCACGCCCGTCGCTTTGAGGGCAGGTAAATCCGCCGCCTTGACCCCGCCGCCTACAACTACGGGTACGGGGCTGACGCGGTGCAGCTCCGCAAGCTCATCGAAACTGCGCGTCACAATTGCGCCCGAGGCGGTACGCCCCGCCTCGGGCTTTGTCGGCGTCGCGTGCAGCGGGCCCGCACCGAAGTAGTCGATGCACGCAGTATCGCAGTGCGACACGTAGTCGAGCAGCTCCGTTGTACGTGCGGAGAGACCGACAACCGCATCCGCACCGAGATATTTGCGGCAAACATCGGGCGGGATGTCCGTCTGTCCGACGTGCACGCCATCCACCTTGATCCCCTGCTCCCGCGCCGCGAGTACAACATCCAGACGATCATTGACAACGAGTGTCACAGCATCCGACTTCTCCTGCGCAGCGATCACATCCGCCGCCGCACGCGTGAGCTCGATCACCTCGCGGGCATCCGCGCCCTTTTCCCGAATCTGAACAAAGGTGAAGCCCGCGCAAACAGCCTCTGCGACAACACGCGCCACGGAGCGTCCGTGCGTGTTCTCAGAGCCAATCACAAGATAGGCGGACAGATCAAATTTACTACACATGGGTATAACCTCCTAATAAAAATCCCCGCCAACCGGCGGGGATTTTTTCTGTTAAGGAAGCACTGATAAATTCAGCACCAACTCGGCGGACTTCATTTTATCAGCGATTCCTTAAAGCCGTATGGCTCAGTAGTTCTGCACAACCTGCTGGAAGAAGGACTGCGGGTGGTCACAGACCGGGCACTTCATCGGTGCCTTCGGGCTCTCGCAGACATAGCCGCAGTTGAGGCACTGCCAAATGATCTTCTCATCACGTGCGAAGACCGTGCCCTCATCCACCTTCTGCAGGAGGAGTTTGTAGCGGGCATCGTGCTCCTTCTCAATCTTGCCGACAGCATCAAAGAGACGCGCAATCTTGTCGAACCCTTCCTCACGTGCCACGCGCGCGAACTCGGGGTACATGCTCGTCCACTCCTCATTCTCTCCGGAGGCGGCGTCCGCGAGGTTCGCCTTTGTGTCACCGACACCATGCACGAGCTTGAACCAGATCTTTGCGTGCGCCTTCTCGTTGACTGCCGTCTCCGTGAAGATGTTCGAGATCTGAACATAGCCGTCCTTCTTCGCCTGCGACGCGTAGTAGAGATACTTCGTGTGCGCCTGCGATTCGCCGGCAAATGCCGCCCAGAGGTTCTTTTCGGTCTGTGATCCCTTGAGTTCCATAATGCTCTCCTTTTTCCAAAACAAATACACAACAATATATCAACAGGCGAAAAAGCCGCCGTTCCATGCCTTGCTCAGGGGCATGAGCGGTATTCATACGCCTTGATTGATCGAGAAAACTGATCCATGCCGTACGACGGCGATCCCTTTTATCGGATCAGCGATTCCCCAGAATATCCGCAATCTCGTCGATATTCTTCTTGCCGAAGTAAAGCTCCTCTCCCACGATCATGCAGGGAACACTCATGATGCTGTACTTCTCCTTCAGTGCAGGGAAGTAGCGGATGTCATAGATTTCCGCGCGCACATCCGAACGCTCTGCGGCAATGCGCTGCACAGCCGCGACCACGTCGGGACACATCGTACAGGACAGCGACATGAGAACCTTTACGTCGGCGGGCGCAGAGATCCGCTCTATTTTCTCACGCGTCTCCTCACGCAGTTCCTGCCCGGGACCTGCCACATTGTAGAGCGCGAGAATGAACGAGTTGAACTCATGTCCGCCGGGAACAGCGTGGAAGGTAATGCCGCTCGACACGTCGTCACTTCGCAAAATCTCAAGCCCCGGCGCACCGTCCGCATCCGCGCGCACATCATAGCCAACCTTGTCGGTGAGATCCGCGAACTCGTCCATAAAGCCGCGCAGCTCACGCGAGAGGTCGCTGTCGTCATAATGCCCGACAATCTTGATCGGC of the Selenomonas dianae genome contains:
- a CDS encoding nucleotidyltransferase family protein, producing the protein MLSIPRIRECIAPICKKYPIQKAYLFGSYARGNATEKSDVDLRIEGDITSFFMLGGIYSELSDALGTELDLLSRLPDSEAFKKNLRKDEVLLYER
- a CDS encoding HepT-like ribonuclease domain-containing protein — encoded protein: MNDRDRHILEHILRHCEEIIETVDRFDFSKENFKHDHVFYNACSMALFQIGELSKRMSEEFKSSHTEVPWAEMRGMRNLFAHEYESADKELLWKTITNDIPKLNKQLQEIYSCNMED
- a CDS encoding NAD(P)-dependent oxidoreductase; this encodes MKKIGFIGLGIMGAAMAGHLMDAGYELSVYNRTKSKADALVARGAKYCESPGACAHGQDAVITIVGYPKDVEEIYLGANGILANLTEGAYTADMTTSSPALAERIYAEAKKRDIHALDAPVTGGDMGARNATLNILVGGDEEAFKEMLPVFAAMGKNIVYEGGAGAGQKTKAANQIAIAGALAGACEAFAYARAAGLDLEKVYASISGGAAASFQMSNMVRMALDGNFAPGFMIKHFVKDMAIGAETGKAYGATLPVLEQVLREARAIEERGGGADGTQSLLKYYE
- a CDS encoding thiamine phosphate synthase — its product is MCSKFDLSAYLVIGSENTHGRSVARVVAEAVCAGFTFVQIREKGADAREVIELTRAAADVIAAQEKSDAVTLVVNDRLDVVLAAREQGIKVDGVHVGQTDIPPDVCRKYLGADAVVGLSARTTELLDYVSHCDTACIDYFGAGPLHATPTKPEAGRTASGAIVTRSFDELAELHRVSPVPVVVGGGVKAADLPALKATGVEGFFVVSAVAGAEHPYSAAEELVELWRA
- the rbr gene encoding rubrerythrin, which produces MELKGSQTEKNLWAAFAGESQAHTKYLYYASQAKKDGYVQISNIFTETAVNEKAHAKIWFKLVHGVGDTKANLADAASGENEEWTSMYPEFARVAREEGFDKIARLFDAVGKIEKEHDARYKLLLQKVDEGTVFARDEKIIWQCLNCGYVCESPKAPMKCPVCDHPQSFFQQVVQNY